In one window of Pseudobdellovibrionaceae bacterium DNA:
- the glpK gene encoding glycerol kinase GlpK, which yields MSKYILSIDQGTTGTTVAIINQRGLPKAKVNKEFRQHYPKPGWVEHNPEDIWDSVLTCIRQVLDEAQIRGEEIAGIGITNQRETTLIWERETGKPIHNAIVWQCRRTTEFCQGLKKKGLEKYIKRKTGLVIDPYFSSSKFRWLLENATGARKKAQSGQLAGGTIDSFLFWRLTAGASHKTDVSNASRTQLMDIKSGEWDKELLKIFSVPENLLPEICPSSGELGQTKNVPGLPDGIPISGMAGDQQAALFGQSCFKMGEAKCTFGTGSFILMNTGNEKVTSKHGLLTSVAWQLKNQKKFTYALEGGAFICGAAVQWLRDEMQFFKSSAEIEQLASQVESAEGVEFVPALAGLGAPYWSPEARGAITGLTRGSNRSHIARATLDAMALQNVDILVAMEKDLGKKLKNLKVDGGASANNLLMQLQADYLGAKIYRPRLIETTVAGAAYLAGLGIGYWSSEKDIKEIWQVDQGFQPKITAKQQTARLKSWHKAIKTVI from the coding sequence ATGTCAAAGTATATACTATCCATCGATCAGGGTACAACCGGAACCACCGTGGCAATTATCAATCAGCGCGGGCTACCGAAGGCGAAAGTGAACAAAGAATTTCGGCAGCATTATCCAAAGCCGGGCTGGGTGGAGCACAACCCCGAAGATATATGGGATTCAGTGCTCACTTGCATCAGGCAGGTGCTGGATGAGGCGCAAATTCGGGGTGAAGAAATTGCCGGTATTGGTATCACTAACCAACGAGAAACCACTTTGATTTGGGAGCGTGAGACCGGAAAGCCCATTCACAATGCCATTGTTTGGCAATGTCGACGAACTACTGAATTTTGCCAAGGTCTCAAGAAAAAAGGTTTAGAAAAATACATAAAACGAAAAACGGGTTTGGTGATAGACCCCTATTTTTCAAGCTCTAAATTTCGCTGGCTCCTTGAAAACGCGACAGGGGCTCGCAAGAAAGCGCAGTCCGGGCAACTTGCCGGTGGAACAATAGATAGTTTTTTGTTTTGGCGTTTGACAGCTGGAGCGTCTCACAAAACCGATGTTTCAAATGCATCGCGCACGCAATTGATGGATATAAAATCGGGTGAGTGGGACAAGGAGCTATTAAAGATATTTTCTGTGCCTGAGAATTTGCTTCCTGAAATTTGCCCCTCAAGTGGTGAGTTAGGACAAACTAAAAATGTACCGGGATTGCCTGATGGTATACCGATTTCAGGGATGGCCGGAGATCAGCAGGCCGCACTTTTTGGTCAATCGTGTTTTAAAATGGGCGAGGCCAAGTGCACCTTTGGCACGGGCAGTTTTATTTTAATGAACACGGGCAATGAAAAGGTCACATCTAAACATGGCTTACTCACCTCTGTGGCCTGGCAATTGAAAAATCAAAAGAAATTCACCTATGCCCTTGAAGGGGGTGCGTTTATCTGTGGAGCTGCTGTGCAGTGGTTACGGGATGAGATGCAATTTTTCAAAAGTTCTGCTGAGATCGAACAGTTGGCCTCACAGGTGGAGAGCGCGGAAGGGGTGGAGTTTGTTCCTGCTCTTGCAGGATTGGGTGCTCCTTACTGGAGTCCAGAAGCGCGCGGAGCGATCACTGGTCTGACTCGAGGGTCCAATCGAAGTCATATTGCACGAGCCACCCTCGATGCCATGGCTTTGCAAAACGTAGATATACTGGTCGCCATGGAAAAAGACCTTGGAAAGAAGCTAAAGAATCTCAAAGTCGATGGCGGGGCATCAGCCAATAACCTATTGATGCAGTTGCAGGCCGATTACTTGGGCGCAAAAATCTATCGTCCCCGATTGATTGAAACTACGGTGGCAGGTGCGGCCTACTTGGCTGGTTTAGGTATTGGATACTGGAGTTCAGAAAAAGACATCAAAGAAATCTGGCAAGTAGATCAAGGGTTTCAACCAAAAATAACAGCAAAACAACAAACTGCGCGCTTAAAGTCGTGGCATAAAGCCATTAAAACTGTGATCTAG
- a CDS encoding TlpA family protein disulfide reductase: MNQTSKALFIMKTAATALLFAILALLFIYSSIDPSQNRQQTPQSQTSLLLHESRLQAPRLDVLVDGTEVELQQMLGQVVYVNFWAYWCPPCIEELPLLNTISQSALTSGAFSSLIINLDTDEQNIVKAQKFLQEAAPELSFVRLSTHSQAKDNYLVNSLPLHILIDKKGRVALRYTGTLVDKGDLFIKLVRQLQGED, encoded by the coding sequence GTGAATCAAACATCTAAAGCCCTATTTATTATGAAAACCGCAGCAACGGCCCTTCTCTTTGCAATTTTGGCTCTGCTGTTTATTTATTCTAGTATCGATCCTTCGCAAAATCGACAGCAAACCCCTCAAAGCCAGACCTCTTTGTTATTGCATGAGAGTCGGCTCCAAGCCCCCCGCCTTGACGTTCTTGTTGATGGTACAGAGGTCGAACTCCAGCAAATGCTCGGACAGGTGGTGTATGTGAACTTCTGGGCTTACTGGTGCCCTCCCTGTATTGAAGAGTTGCCCCTGTTGAACACCATCAGCCAGTCGGCTTTGACCTCGGGAGCCTTTTCATCTTTGATCATTAATCTCGACACGGATGAACAAAATATTGTGAAGGCGCAGAAATTTTTGCAGGAAGCGGCCCCTGAGCTGAGTTTTGTACGTCTTTCCACTCATTCGCAAGCAAAAGACAATTATTTGGTGAATTCTCTTCCTCTGCACATCCTAATCGACAAAAAAGGACGTGTGGCACTCAGGTACACAGGCACCCTTGTGGACAAAGGCGACCTGTTTATAAAGCTTGTGCGTCAACTGCAAGGCGAAGATTAG
- the tadA gene encoding Flp pilus assembly complex ATPase component TadA, with the protein MIHSNDKIKDHVKILQDCFLFKDTPVDILRELAQNLEEQNFDKGDPIFLERETSQNVYFVKSGSVEITKNTRSLGQAIQVRVIKHREHFSELSVLTNSVHSTSAFALEETSLLVLNGSVFVDRIQNDVVLGKSLVGSLARQIQSNLRSSYAVRKFDETQLRFDNKMIKLLPASHVTKYKVIPVKLENNNLHVAMVMPPNPGFFEEFEKSQSKVNLLLSNIEEEDFERLRKPMLNNYLGFQRTIHRDLDETAPEAPSTEAEIVEYLEFSLMFSQLSKADLELIAPHLQYRRFSRDERIFSADTPCSEIYLIKSGKVDLIKKVEGHPLYCHVETRETYDSMGETCILTNTWHNLHASAVTDCEVYVLHREALEKLMNLSDFLTPLAITLAARLQSLNRLPGIELNVKDETAFTSLTEITIVRPFGEEDTSHRVKLQSSEPEHSLQEILDFAQEQRASDIHFEFLETGMRVRLRVDGVMIQPWHEISSDLGKQIVNRTKVISQMDITEKRRPQDAQFSFRSGKKPMSARVSTVPTRYGEKVVIRLLGRRSSVIPLNRLAPEKRVIKFLNNLSQFRQGLFLVAGPTGSGKTTTLYSLLSEINKLQYNIVTIEDPIELELPGINQIQINKDIDLNYDVVLKHVLRQDPDVILVGEIRDARSLQMVFDAALTGHLVLATIHASNSVDILPRLLDLGASPAQISSSLIGVMAQRLVRSICPECRTQRAITNDELRLFKDCLPELSVGPNISYGKGCHSCNYTGYFGRIPIFEYWAKSELIRVALASPDPVAELNQALRMEPFETLAEYGFRMAASGLTTIEEVLGVTYGLSQRHSNLLKIA; encoded by the coding sequence ATGATTCATTCAAATGATAAGATCAAAGACCATGTTAAAATTTTGCAAGATTGCTTTTTATTTAAAGACACACCTGTAGATATTTTGCGCGAGCTGGCGCAAAACTTAGAAGAACAAAACTTTGATAAAGGTGATCCCATCTTTTTAGAGCGAGAAACCAGTCAAAATGTTTATTTTGTAAAATCAGGCTCTGTGGAAATCACTAAAAACACTCGCAGTTTAGGACAAGCCATACAAGTACGAGTCATCAAACATCGAGAACACTTTTCAGAACTTTCGGTCCTCACAAACTCCGTACACTCAACCAGCGCCTTTGCGCTTGAAGAAACCTCTCTTTTGGTGCTTAACGGCTCTGTTTTTGTCGATCGCATTCAAAATGATGTGGTGCTCGGCAAAAGCCTTGTGGGTTCACTCGCCCGACAGATTCAGAGTAACCTGAGAAGTAGCTATGCTGTTAGAAAGTTTGACGAAACGCAACTGCGGTTTGACAATAAAATGATCAAACTACTGCCAGCATCCCATGTGACCAAATACAAAGTGATCCCGGTAAAACTAGAGAACAACAACCTTCACGTGGCCATGGTGATGCCACCCAATCCTGGCTTTTTTGAGGAATTTGAAAAAAGTCAGAGTAAGGTAAATCTTCTCCTATCAAATATCGAAGAAGAAGATTTCGAACGACTTCGTAAACCTATGTTAAACAACTACTTGGGTTTTCAAAGAACCATTCACCGAGATTTAGATGAAACTGCACCAGAAGCACCATCTACTGAGGCTGAAATCGTCGAATACCTGGAATTTTCTCTCATGTTTTCGCAGCTTTCAAAGGCCGATCTTGAGCTTATCGCTCCCCATCTACAGTATCGCCGCTTTTCTCGCGACGAGCGTATTTTTTCTGCTGACACACCCTGCAGCGAAATTTATTTAATTAAATCGGGTAAAGTGGATTTGATTAAAAAAGTTGAAGGTCATCCCCTTTATTGCCATGTGGAAACTCGCGAAACCTACGATAGCATGGGTGAAACCTGCATTCTCACGAACACATGGCATAACCTTCACGCTTCAGCCGTGACCGACTGTGAAGTCTATGTGCTGCATCGAGAGGCACTCGAAAAGCTCATGAACCTGTCAGATTTTTTAACTCCACTTGCAATCACTTTAGCTGCCAGACTACAGTCACTCAATCGCCTGCCCGGAATTGAATTAAACGTGAAGGACGAAACTGCATTTACTTCGCTGACTGAAATCACCATCGTTCGCCCGTTTGGAGAAGAAGACACCTCTCACCGGGTCAAACTACAAAGCTCCGAGCCCGAGCACTCGCTTCAAGAAATCTTAGATTTTGCGCAAGAACAAAGAGCTAGCGACATTCATTTTGAATTTCTAGAAACAGGAATGCGAGTGCGCCTTCGTGTGGACGGCGTGATGATTCAGCCCTGGCACGAAATATCCAGTGATTTGGGAAAACAAATCGTCAACCGAACAAAAGTAATTTCACAAATGGATATCACCGAAAAACGCCGACCTCAGGATGCCCAGTTTTCTTTTCGGTCAGGAAAGAAGCCAATGAGTGCTCGGGTATCCACCGTCCCCACTCGCTATGGCGAGAAGGTGGTGATACGACTGCTGGGCCGACGAAGTTCTGTTATCCCTCTAAACCGACTTGCTCCTGAGAAAAGAGTGATTAAGTTTTTAAATAACCTCAGTCAATTTCGCCAAGGGTTATTTCTTGTCGCTGGCCCCACAGGATCCGGAAAAACCACCACTTTGTATTCGTTACTTTCTGAAATCAATAAACTACAATATAACATCGTCACCATAGAAGACCCCATCGAACTGGAGCTTCCTGGCATTAACCAAATTCAAATCAACAAGGACATCGACCTCAATTACGACGTGGTTCTAAAGCACGTACTCAGACAAGATCCGGATGTGATTCTTGTTGGCGAAATCCGAGATGCACGTTCTTTACAAATGGTGTTTGATGCCGCCCTCACAGGCCACCTTGTTCTGGCCACCATCCATGCCTCTAACTCAGTGGACATATTGCCACGACTATTGGATTTGGGTGCGTCTCCGGCGCAAATTTCATCAAGCTTGATTGGAGTAATGGCGCAAAGACTAGTTCGAAGTATTTGCCCTGAGTGTCGCACGCAGCGAGCGATCACCAACGATGAGCTAAGACTGTTTAAAGACTGCCTGCCTGAACTTTCAGTGGGACCCAATATCTCTTACGGAAAGGGCTGCCACAGCTGTAACTACACCGGATATTTCGGTCGAATTCCGATCTTTGAGTACTGGGCCAAATCGGAGCTGATTCGAGTGGCATTGGCCAGCCCTGACCCTGTGGCTGAACTCAACCAAGCCCTGCGCATGGAACCCTTTGAGACACTGGCAGAGTATGGCTTTCGAATGGCAGCCAGCGGATTAACGACAATTGAAGAAGTGCTCGGCGTCACTTATGGACTAAGCCAGCGCCACTCGAACTTATTAAAAATTGCGTAG
- a CDS encoding acyltransferase family protein, producing MKKFWPKPNKKIDMNQKASDALLYRMIPHALGDLFSRYFRLEVAGAENLPRTGSGIITPNHSGYAGVDALMITYEIYKGTGRIPRVMTHYFWFLSRLTSNPMQKMGFVNATTTNGIYHLNKKNLILLFPEGEYGNFKPTSQAYNLQEFRRGFVRMAIKTQSPIIPTVVIGAEETFINLGQIKLEKWFKNFVLPLPLNLVPLPARWKIQFLPPIHLPYSPDAADDNDLVHEIASEIREDMQLAINKAVESRSTIYV from the coding sequence ATGAAAAAGTTTTGGCCAAAGCCCAATAAAAAAATCGACATGAATCAGAAAGCTTCCGACGCCCTGCTTTATCGAATGATCCCCCACGCGTTAGGCGATCTGTTTTCTCGGTACTTTCGACTTGAAGTGGCGGGCGCCGAAAACCTGCCACGTACAGGGTCTGGAATCATTACCCCCAATCACTCAGGATATGCGGGTGTGGACGCGCTTATGATCACCTATGAAATCTACAAAGGCACTGGCCGTATACCTCGGGTGATGACCCACTATTTTTGGTTTTTAAGCCGCCTCACATCAAACCCCATGCAGAAAATGGGATTTGTAAATGCCACAACCACCAATGGAATTTATCACCTGAATAAGAAAAACCTCATTTTGTTATTTCCCGAAGGCGAGTACGGAAACTTTAAGCCCACCAGCCAAGCCTATAACTTGCAGGAGTTCCGCCGTGGGTTTGTAAGAATGGCGATTAAAACACAATCTCCCATAATACCCACTGTGGTTATTGGTGCCGAAGAAACCTTTATTAATTTGGGCCAAATAAAATTAGAAAAGTGGTTTAAGAATTTTGTTTTGCCACTCCCGTTAAATTTGGTGCCGTTGCCCGCTCGATGGAAGATTCAATTTCTACCGCCAATCCACCTACCCTACTCGCCCGATGCCGCCGATGACAATGATCTAGTGCATGAAATCGCTTCTGAAATCAGGGAAGATATGCAGCTCGCCATCAACAAAGCCGTAGAATCTCGCAGCACCATTTACGTTTAG